From the Oceanispirochaeta sp. genome, the window CTTTATAGGTTTCCTCCTTATACCCCTCAATGACGGCGCTTGCACCGGCAAAGTCTCTCCTGGCTAGATACTCATTGGCCTCCACATACTGATACTGGTAGGTCTGAGTACTGGCGCAGTATGAAATGAGAAAAAGTATAAGAAGAAGGAAACCACAATCTATCTTATTTTTAGATAAGGGCATTCCCGGTTTACCAGTTAGATTTTGACTGTTTGATAAATTTCTTCACTTCATTGGATCCAATCCATACCTTTTCATTGCTTTCAAGGTGAATCAACTCCATGGACACCTGATATTTTATAACCTTTTTTCCATCCACCGCATCGGTGATGGATGTGATTACACCCTGCAGCATGAAGTCAGCACCTGTTTCGGCGGCCAGAGCCTTGGCAGTCTTTTCTGTGGCGTTAGACTGCTGATCCTCCCGCTCTTCACGGACTTCCTGACGCTCTACACTGTTAGCGACAAAGCGGACACGACCGCTGTTGATCAATTCCTTTT encodes:
- a CDS encoding penicillin-binding protein activator LpoB encodes the protein MMKHLLSLAMVLLVLAGCASTKVDRISSDEVVDLSGRWNDTDSRLTAEAIVSDALSRAWLDDFQSSNGEKPVVIVGTVGNKSSEHIEVLTFIKDIEKELINSGRVRFVANSVERQEVREEREDQQSNATEKTAKALAAETGADFMLQGVITSITDAVDGKKVIKYQVSMELIHLESNEKVWIGSNEVKKFIKQSKSNW